The Elephas maximus indicus isolate mEleMax1 chromosome 17, mEleMax1 primary haplotype, whole genome shotgun sequence DNA segment AAAGCCTGGATCTGCATCCCCAGTGCTTTGTTCATTAACGTTTGCAAAGAGCTTGGTACCAACTATTACTCCTACTGTTGTTTAGGGCTCTGTGGCCTAACGGATGCTTTACACTCTCattgtttcttccctttttatgctccttctttctcctttgtttcctttCTCCAGTTTCCTTTGTGCTTATTCCTTCATTCCTTCCCTAATGAACTCCAAATGAATCCAAGGCACACTTTCCCAACTCCtgcccttcccttctcttctcctttCATTAATTTTCTCTCATGAAATCCCTTTGATttggcagaaaaggacaggattcTTAGCAAGGCTACCAAGAAAACAATCACCTTCAGAAAACATACTCTCCAGTTGCTGTATTTTCTGGAACTTGAGGAGGGCAACTGAGAGTTTTCTTCTCTCCTGAAGGGCTCTGACCACAGCTGTGGGGCAGAGATCAACAGTTTCTATAAATGCTATGAGTAACTCTCCCCTGCCCCCCATGGACCAGCAACTACCACAAAGATACTGTTTCAGCATTTAAAATTCATTACTACCTGTATGTGTGAGTCAAATAGCCACTACCTGTGATTCAGCAGAGTGGAGTAGGGTAATGACAATAACAGATGACGTTTTTTGTAACTTACTCTAAGCCAGGCACTATCCAAGCAATGGAGGAAGAATAATTTCATGTAGGGCAGCGCATTTTCATCAGCTAGgtgttattatcatcattatcacGTTATCGTTAGGTTTTTAAAGAGGTTTAACCCAGCACATGGTAATGTGGTCACATACAGCTACTAAAACAAGCCctcatttcttctttctgtgCCTTTATAATGGTGTTcccggtggtgcaaacagttaacacacttggctgctaagtgaaaggctggaggtttgagttcacccaaagataccttgggagaaaggcctggatatctgcttccccaaaattagccactaaaaaccccatggagcatagttctaccctgacacacatgggatcaccatgagtcagagttgactcgatggcacctggtttTTACAATGGGATAACACTGCCATTTCTGCCCTGACCAAAGACATGTAAGATTCCAGTGGCTGGGGTAGAAAGCCATGTTGTGTGTTTGTATGTTTCAGAGTCAAGGGACCTGAGAAGGAGGAGAAGTTGCGGCGGGCAGTCAAGCAGGTCCTGAAGTGTGATGTGACCCAGAGCCGGCCGATGGGGCCTGTCTCTCTGCCCCTTGCCGACTGCCTGCTTACCACACTGTGCCTGGATGCCGCCTGCCCGGACCTCTCTACCTACCACATGGCCCTTAAGAACCTCAGCAGCCTCCTCAAACCAGGGGGTTTCCTGGTGATTGTCGATGCCCTGAAAAGCAGCTACTACATGATTGGTGAGCAGAGGTTCTCCAGCCTCTCCCTGGGCCAGGAGGCCGTGGAGACTGCCGTAAGAGAGGCTGGCTACACAGTTGAACAATTCCACGTGATCTCTCAAAGTTACTCCCCTACCATGGCTGACAATGAAGGACTCTTCTTCCTGGTGGGGCGGAAGCTGAGTGGATCTGTATGATGCTTTGCTGTCTCTATTAAAGCAACTTTTTTGACTCATAGTTGGCTTTAGTCCTTGGTTCTAACTGCCTCGGTCATTGTGCTGAGTAGAGTAGTAGAGTAGTGGCTGGGGCCCAGTGGCACAGCTAGGACAGGAGTTGGGGTGGTCAGTCAGTCTAGGGACAATAAATGACAGACCTACTCTATGCTCCACACTTGTGCTAGTACCATGGGGACCCAAAGATGCTTGGTAATATGGCCATTCTCTGGACACTGTGACtacaaaaaaagacctgactttcTTAGACATTCCAGTAGTGATGGCTCAAGTCCCTACCTGCCTACAGAGAAGCAGGCGTCTCTAAGTTATTCACTATAAGCTTCCTAGAGGGCCTGTTGCCTCCTTTTCTCCCAGGATCAGATTTCTATTCTTCTTTGACTCTCTCCTTCTCCCCACAGAAGCTACCACATTGCATCTCTGCTGCTAATTGCAGCTGCCCTGGGCACAGCTGTTCTCTGCTCAATTCCATGGGTGCCTCTACCACTCTGGCCTCAGGGGTCAGAGAACAGTTTTCCCTTGCGCTCCTTTTCACCAGCATAGGACAGgcccttctctttcttcccttcaaCACACCTGAGCCAAGGCTGAGACTTCTACCTGAAGAGGAGTTAACAAGAGAGATAATACAGACACTATTTTACAGCTGCTCTTggaagggaggagccctggtggtgcagtggttatgagctatagctgctaaccatagaggccagcagttcgaatccaccagccactccttggaaaccctattgggcagctctactctgtcctgttgggtcactatgagtcagaattgactcaatgacagcatgtctggcttggtttgtttttttaggagGGATATCTTCAGAGTCTACATCCACAGAGGGTCCTGGAAGGTAGCCTGTTTGCATAGCTCTTGGCCAAGCATTTACTTGGAGCTAGCTTACCTCCCCACAACATGTCTACTCTATGTAGTTTTTAGGCCCCATAACCACGATGCTCTAAAGCAGAGGATGACAAACTATTGCCCCCAAGCAGAAttcagcctgctgcctgtttttgtaaagttttattggaacacagccatggtCATTCATTTATGTACTATCTGTGGCTGTTTTCATGcttcaatggcagagttgagtattcGCAAAAGGAACTGTATGGATTTCCTGCAAAgcccaaaatatttattatttgaacctttacagaaaaagtgccGAATCAATCCCTAGAGAGAGGAGGACTTCCCTCTTCACCCAGTCTAAGTTCCACTGCCCACCCCAGTCCTCTTTTCCTGGATTATTGGCAGCAAAAATTTCTACTCTCCACAAAAGAtattcttccctccccacccacacacactgaCAACTACACCAGAAACTCTATAGTCCAACATCAGAACGGTTTTGTTTACTTGGTTGTTTTGGACAATAGTGTCAAAacacagtgtcagtccattttcAGTCACTTCCAATTGTTCAGGCTTATAAGACATTCACATCACAATGTAATATTCTAACCTGATGACATTCTTAATGATTCCATCCTAAAGGACATAACAGGCCAGTCCAGGTGGGACTGAGAAAGTCAAGTCCAGCTCTATCCCTTTATCGAGTGGGGAAGATCAGGCCTGCTCAGTCCTTTCTGCAAAAGCTGCTCCCAGGAATCAGTAGTTTCCAGtgtcaaaccaaaacccaaacccattgctgtcaagtcgatgccaactcatagtgaccctataggacagagtagaactgcaccatagggcttccaaggagctgctggtgaatttgaaccactggaattttggttagcagccaaacacctaaccactgtgccaccaaagtcAAACAGGCTCCCAAAGAAGCGACCAGGTCTACAGAGACAAGTCTCTCTCAAACACCGTGCCTTCTACCTGCCAACCCTaaacaaagattacagcttctCCACCTGAAACATCTGCATTTGGTTACCTCCTCCATTTTCCCCAAAACAATGATATTGTTCACATTTGCatagctaaaaacaaaaacacaaacattcCTTTAAATCACATTTGCCTGGCTTAAAAGGATGCTTTGCAGTCTCTTAAAAAACTAAGCTTTAAAGTTAAAGGTTTCCTGCTTTTACCTACGAGGATTTACTGGAAgaagtagaaaaaaacaaaaattctcagcaaccAGACTGGCTACAACTTTATAAGACACATTCCCAAAATAGATTTCGTCTTTTGTGATCTTACCACTAACATAACATTTGTCATATTGTATTATaattgttaggagccctggtggtgcaactgttaagcacttggctgctaagtgaaaggttggtagttcgaacccacagcagctctggctatctgctcctataaagattacagcctagaaaaccctatggggcagttctactctgtcacatggggttgccatgaataaaaaatcaacttgacacaactaacaacaacactatagtTGTTTATTTCTGTTTCCCCACTGACTGAACTGTGAGGCTCTTGGATTCCCCAACACTGAAGGCCTACTTGGCCAGACACTGTTTCAGACCCTGGAGACAGAGCAGTGAACAGCAAAGGTAAGAGCCCTGTTCTTGGGAATCCTCTATTCTAGAGgcaggagtggggtggggggagagggatgTTCggtaaataagcaaacaaataagATACTGTCTGATAATGAtaaaaaactatgaaaaaaacaaaacagggtaATGAAATGAGACAGATATTCTATATCTGTGACAGAATATCTGACTAAAAATGATTTAaacaatcaaaaaaccaaacccattgctgttgagttgattccgactcatggtggtccCCATGAGTGCACAGTAGaagtgctctgtaaggttttcaaggctgtgaccttttggaagcagattgccaggtctttcttttgaggtgcttctgggtagacctgAATGGCCAGCGTTTCAGttcgtagttgagtgcttaatcatttgtgccacacaaGAACTCCATCCAATTTAAATTTTAAGGTCTATTAATCTCGCTAATAAGAAATCCAGAAATAAGCACTTCAGGTGAGAATGGTGGCTCAAAAGCATCATCAAGGACTCCTTCTACTCTGCCTTTGCCTATGAATGGGAGCTGTCTCATCTCATGGTTACAAGACGGCTGCCATGGCTCCAGAATAAAGATCTTCATATGACAATGTCAGAAGCAGAAAGGAAGGTAGCAATGACAAAAGCGCTTTCTTCTTATGCCTCTCTTCATTTTCATCACAAAAGAAAATCTTTTTCAGAAGCCCCCTGCAGGCTTCTTATAGTAAAGAAAATCTTTTTCAGAAGCCCCCTGCAGGCTTCTTATAGTTTATTGGCCAGAATTGAGTAGATGCCCACCTCTAGACCAACCactgacaaaacaaacaaaatatgggCATGTTCTTCaagatttgttaaatgaataaatcaattTTTAGAtgacaatgaaaagagaaaaatgaaaactcattGAATTCAATGAATATGGCAGGATTTCTGTTCATCCCTGCAATCcaattttttgtgtgttagaAAGCTCTTCCCATTTTCATAATTtgactctgccatttactagctgtttcaccttgggcaagttacctaatctttctgtgcctcagtttcctcctcagtaaaatgaaattaaaatagaaCTCctcgaggcagggccaagatggctgactagatagaagctacctcggatccctcttgcaacaaagactcggaaaaataagtgagtcaatcacatacatgacaatctacataccctgaccatcaaacacggatctaaagagttgacctgagtgacagagactgagaatgaacaaccacagggaagcagcaactgtttttggagcctggagccagtgtcccagtcaggaaaccttggtgccaggctttggactgggcgcaggggagttgagcatggcatcctgagacggcgcaaacacgggacgcagccctagcccccagaagtgaccttgggggaagcccagacagtgcacgcaggcagcacagcaatgcggctgacaggaggagaagtcaccgggaggcagcaactggttttggagccgggagtgcggcatcccagctggagaaccttggcactgggctttggactgggagcagaggaactgaccacggcttctgagacagcacaagcacaggatgcgggaCTGAcactcaggggcaatctcgacccagccaaagcacacaggctacacaccccttgggaatctcagataaaacagtcatcaccaagcaagataagtaactttgtctatattctggggtgctactctctcctatttatctgaaaccTCCCCTcaccttcccaggtggcttcattaacattggaatttcctgagccagagagtgaagtgcactgcagtttttctttcttttctttttcctttggtcttttcctaacccattctcctggcctgagagaagcagctacaaaaaacctggggaccaaaaatccttccctaattggactaaaaacacagaaccagctccagccaaacatatgtgatccacagtcttgggctttcatccgtacagggaacaaggtggctattataatgcaaaggcatttctgatagggatctgactgtaattgttttagtggattactggaaagacaagtttcccaggtctgatatctctgcgtattcaacagagccctcactgacccacaacagggaactgaggactgaagctccccccagaccacctagcctcctgccttaagggtctaaggagggtgacacctaccaatctgtagaggtacttgcatcgggggcctaaggtacagctgcagagcccacccaccaaagtgctttaggaatagagacacacctacctcaccggcacttgggggaagcctgtcagcatcctgccccccatggagtgtgaccccctgctactgctagaatctggtgcacacaactaacacgactacttctctaggtggacaggtgacagtctacaccacacacttgatgacccaaaatcagattctactcaagaatagtgaatggactcttaggcttatatatctggtaacagcccaaaccacctggtaataggacataagtgattagagggctacaacaatcaagacagtgcaatctagtagcccatctacgtatattgaaagaaaacaaaacaagataagactcagtgagcaaatatagaataaatcactacaatatcttagagatggcttgaagacagcagtcgatatcaaaccacataaagaagcagaccacgattgcttctacaactccccagatTAAAGAAttgaaatctttcccaaatgaagatacaatcctggaatttccagatatagaatataaaaaactaatttacagaatgattcaagacatcagggatgacctcagaaatgaaataaggcaatctacagaaaaagccaaggaacacactgataaagcacttgaagaaatcaaaaagattattcaagaacatattgggaaaattaataagctgcaagaatccttagagagacagcattcagaaatccaaaagattaacagtaaaattacagaatgagacaactcaataggaagtcagaggagcagaatcgagcaattggaatgcagagtgggggaggtggaggacaagggaattgacaccaatacagctgaaaaaaaaatcagataaaagaatttaaaaaaaatgaagaaaccctaagaatcctgtgggactctatcaagaagaataacttgcctgtgattggagtcccagaacaggaagggataacagaaaatacagagaaaatagttgaagatctgttggcagaaaacttccctgacatcaagaaagatgaaaggatatctatccaagatgctcatcaaaccccatttaagattgatccaaaaagaaaatcaccaagacatattatcatcaaacttgccaaaaccaaagataaagacaaaattttaaaagcagccaaggataaaagaaaggtctcctacaaaggagaatcaataagaataagttcagactactcagcagaaaccacgcaggcaagaaggcaatgggatggcatatacagagcactgaagcagaaaaactgccagccaaggatcatat contains these protein-coding regions:
- the NNMT gene encoding nicotinamide N-methyltransferase, with the protein product MEFGFTTKDTYLSHFNPQDYLEKYYNFGSRHSAENQIVRHLLENLFKIFCLGGVKGDLLIDIGSGPTIYQLLSACESFKEIIASDYVDQNLQELERWLKKEPGAFDWSPVVNYVCDLEGNRVKGPEKEEKLRRAVKQVLKCDVTQSRPMGPVSLPLADCLLTTLCLDAACPDLSTYHMALKNLSSLLKPGGFLVIVDALKSSYYMIGEQRFSSLSLGQEAVETAVREAGYTVEQFHVISQSYSPTMADNEGLFFLVGRKLSGSV